CACGGCGTCCGGTGCGAGGAGCTCCGACAGCGTGGTGACATCGCCCGTGGCGAATGCCTCGTAGCCCCGGCGGATGAGGGTGGCGTTCTGGTGTTCGGCCATGGTGGCCTCCTCGGGGTAGGACGTCCGTCCATCGAACGCGTCCGTCCGGACCACGGTCAAGGCCGCCCGCAACCTCGGTTTTTCAGTTCACCGGTAAGGAAAACACCCACAGCGGGGGCGGCTACTCCGGACTCAACCGGGCCCGCAGGTGAGCCGCGTGGGCGGCGGGCAAGCCCGTTTCTTCCGCGCGTTCCAAAGCAGCGAAAGCCGACGGAGAACCCAAGCGGTGCAACAACTCCGCCCGCGACGCGTGCCACCACGGGTACTCGGCCAACCCCGGCAACGCGTCCACCAGCGCCAAAGCCGCCGACGGTCCGTCCCGTTCCGCCACCGCCGCCGCGCGGTTCAACCTGACCACCGGCGTGTCCTGGACCGTCAGCAACACGTCGTACCAGGAGATCACCGCGTCCCAGTTCGTCTCGGCATACGTCGGCGCGAGGTCGTGGCAAGCCGCGATCGCCGCCTGGACCACGTACGCGTTCGGGACCGACGGCGTCCGGCGCAGGCTCCGGCCGACCAACGCGACGCCTTCCTTGATCAACGACGCGTCCCACTGCGAACGGTCCTGCGAAGAGAGCAGCACCGGCAAGCCGGCCGAGTCGAAGCGGGAAGTACGGCGGGCGTCCTGCAGCAGCACCAAAGCCAGCAGCCCCAGCGCCGTCGGCTCATCCGGCATCAGGGAAACCAGCAGACGCGCCAGGCGGACGGCCTCGGCGATCAACACCGAGCGGCCCGTGTAACCCTCGTTGAAGATCAGGTACACCGTCGACGCCACGCCGGCCAACCGGGAAGGGAGCTCCTCCGCCGCAGGCACCCGGTACGGGATCCGCGCCTGAGTGATCTTCTGCTTCGCGCGCGTCAGCCGCTTCGCCATCGTCGCTTCCGGGACCAGCAGGCCGCGGGCGACCTCCGCGGTCGACAAACCGCCCAACGTGCGAAGCGCCAAAGCCACCTGCGCGTCCAGCGACAAC
This window of the Amycolatopsis balhimycina FH 1894 genome carries:
- a CDS encoding RNA polymerase sigma factor produces the protein MTGAGDAVARLVRDEGTRVLATLVRVTGSVDLAEDAVQDAVVRALETWPRDGVPDNPRGWLLVAARHRAVDVVRREAKRLGKEAVAMPAVDPCPDPVSVRDDLLRLVFTCCHPALSLDAQVALALRTLGGLSTAEVARGLLVPEATMAKRLTRAKQKITQARIPYRVPAAEELPSRLAGVASTVYLIFNEGYTGRSVLIAEAVRLARLLVSLMPDEPTALGLLALVLLQDARRTSRFDSAGLPVLLSSQDRSQWDASLIKEGVALVGRSLRRTPSVPNAYVVQAAIAACHDLAPTYAETNWDAVISWYDVLLTVQDTPVVRLNRAAAVAERDGPSAALALVDALPGLAEYPWWHASRAELLHRLGSPSAFAALERAEETGLPAAHAAHLRARLSPE